Proteins encoded by one window of Candidatus Zymogenus saltonus:
- a CDS encoding helix-turn-helix domain-containing protein, with amino-acid sequence MTKKRLLVCDNNDQFVKSLDSAVGNKFDLLWIKDSINAIDTIRSLKTDVIVINLSLEGDGCISVIKEAKKWAIPTIAVAPVSSEDLAIEALNSGACYYIKEPIKLDEITNAVNMISGDPKVEMDPIEKVRFYLLENYMNRIQVNDLCDAVDISRQKLFYHFKKRYGKGIKSFLRDIKMDKARELLMHSRLPVHKIAEAVGYNHFGYFCREFKKNFDLTSTEMRRNGDM; translated from the coding sequence ATGACAAAAAAAAGACTTTTAGTATGTGACAATAACGATCAATTTGTCAAATCGCTCGATTCGGCCGTTGGGAATAAGTTCGACCTTCTCTGGATAAAGGATTCCATAAACGCCATAGACACGATACGTTCCCTTAAGACGGATGTGATCGTTATAAACCTCTCCCTAGAGGGAGACGGTTGCATCTCGGTAATCAAAGAGGCCAAGAAGTGGGCCATTCCTACAATAGCCGTTGCCCCGGTCAGTTCGGAGGATCTTGCCATCGAGGCATTGAACTCCGGAGCATGCTACTACATCAAAGAGCCGATAAAGCTCGACGAGATAACAAATGCGGTAAACATGATTTCAGGGGATCCAAAGGTGGAGATGGATCCGATCGAGAAGGTAAGGTTCTACCTCCTTGAAAACTACATGAACAGGATTCAGGTAAACGACCTCTGTGACGCCGTGGATATCAGCAGACAAAAACTATTCTATCACTTCAAGAAGAGATACGGCAAGGGAATCAAGTCCTTTTTGAGGGACATCAAGATGGATAAGGCAAGAGAGCTCCTGATGCATTCCCGGCTCCCCGTCCACAAAATAGCCGAGGCGGTCGGATACAACCACTTCGGGTATTTCTGCAGGGAGTTTAAAAAGAACTTCGATCTCACCTCCACGGAGATGCGAAGAAACGGGGACATGTAA